GGCCGCTCCAGCCATTGTGGCGCGTGATTGCGGTGCAGCCTCAGCATCGCGCGATGGAAGATCGGCCCCGCGCCCGCGACGCCGGACACGCCTTTCATGGGCGAGTTGTCGAAGTTCCCCGCCCACACGCCCACGGTGAAGTCCCGGGTGAAGCCGACGCACCAGTTGTCGCGGAAGTCGGACGAGGTGCCGGTCTTCGCCGCGCAACGGAAGGGCAGCTCCAACGGCCCGCCACGGCCGAAGGCGGGCGCACGCGCGATGGGATCGGACAGGATGTCCGCGATGAGATAGCAGGAGGCGGGCGACATCGGATGGGAGACGGGATCGTGCTGCTTCTCCATCCAGAGCTTCCACGGCAGGTGCCGGCCTTCCTCCGCCAGCGTGGCGTAGGCATTCGTCAGATCCAGCAGCCGGACCGGCGCGCTGCCGAGCGTGAGGCCCAGCCCGTAGGGCGAGGCGTCCGGGCCCACCGACAGCACGCCCATGCCCGAGAGGAGATCATTCAGCGGCCTCGGACCGCCGAGGTCATTGAGCGCGCGCATGGCGGGCACATTCAGCGAGCAGGCCAGCGCCTCGCGCACGCTGACGGGGCCGCGGAAGGTGCGGTCGTAGTTCTCCGGCGCATCGAGGCCCTCTTTCGTGCGGAAGCGCGTGGGGATGTCCGCGACGATCGCCGCCGGATGCAGCCCGCCCTTGTCAAAGGAGAGCAGCCACGTGAAGGGCTTCAGCGCAGAGCCGGGAGAGCGCAACGTGAGCGCGCCATTGATCTGTCCGCCATTCGGGTCGCGCCAATTGCCGGACGAGACCAGCGCGAGGATCTCGCGGGTCCGGTTGTCCAGCACCACCACCGCGGCGTGCTTGATGTGCGAGCCGGACAGCTTCGCCAGTTCCTCTCCGACGATGCTTTCCACGTCGCCCTGGATTCCCGCATCGATGGTCGTCAGCGAGCGGGGAGAGGGCTGGCCATTTTCAAAGGACGGCAGCCACGGCGCGAGGTCCCGCGTGGTCAGGGGGCGCAGGGCGACGGGTTCCGCCCGTGCTGCGGAAATACGAGAGGCATCGTAGTTCTTCGCGAGTCGGTCGAGGACCATGCCGCGACGGACGAGCGCGCGCTGCGGGTGCCGGACCGGGTTCAGCCGGCTCGGTGCCTGCGGCAGCCCGGCGAGCAGGGCGCTCTCCGCGAGCGAGAGATCGGAGAGCGGCTTTTGGAAATAGAAGCGCACCGCCTCCGCCGGGCCGGTACGATGGTTGCCGTAGGGCAGCCGGTTGAGATAGGCGGTCAGGATCTGCTCCTTGCTCCACTTCATCTCCAGATGCCGCGCGAGCAGGGCCTCGCGGACCTTCGTGCGCAGGTCC
The Luteolibacter flavescens DNA segment above includes these coding regions:
- the pbpC gene encoding penicillin-binding protein 1C, translated to MKARRLLRRKRVAIPAAMAAAGLFAWYVLPWCVPLPAGLTDAPASPVLLDRGGRPLHHLVLPDYTRSSPVTLEEIPADLIACTIAAEDKRFHDHGGIDLLATARSAKDAVVHGRAVSGASTITQQLIKLTSPPAKRDLRTKVREALLARHLEMKWSKEQILTAYLNRLPYGNHRTGPAEAVRFYFQKPLSDLSLAESALLAGLPQAPSRLNPVRHPQRALVRRGMVLDRLAKNYDASRISAARAEPVALRPLTTRDLAPWLPSFENGQPSPRSLTTIDAGIQGDVESIVGEELAKLSGSHIKHAAVVVLDNRTREILALVSSGNWRDPNGGQINGALTLRSPGSALKPFTWLLSFDKGGLHPAAIVADIPTRFRTKEGLDAPENYDRTFRGPVSVREALACSLNVPAMRALNDLGGPRPLNDLLSGMGVLSVGPDASPYGLGLTLGSAPVRLLDLTNAYATLAEEGRHLPWKLWMEKQHDPVSHPMSPASCYLIADILSDPIARAPAFGRGGPLELPFRCAAKTGTSSDFRDNWCVGFTRDFTVGVWAGNFDNSPMKGVSGVAGAGPIFHRAMLRLHRNHAPQWLERPEGLVEVSIDPLTGKRTNAPGPATLVPADRMPLFASAADRDASGHVLLDSSYSEWFSSSHNRKRNAYALDKGMPAESPLRILAPRDGMTYQLDPELPNGGTLHLATNLPGQADWSCDTLEVSAGGAEAMVKLKPGNHILIATDKRNGGKQNVTIKVEQR